In Terriglobia bacterium, the sequence GAACGAGCTCTGCATATTGCAGAATATCGGGAACTCGCGCTGGCGATCGTTGCCGATGCACGTGTCGATCATGATCTTTTCATCCCCAGAGCGCAGAACGAAAGCCTGAAACGAAATCTTCATGCGGCCGTCGGGCGTCGCAAAATTCGGAAACAGCCAGTCGTATTGCTTGGCGACCTCCGGCGTCACGCCGGTCAGCAGCACTTCGAAAGGATCCTCGTGCGCGTTCACCTCCACGATGCGGACCACTTCGACGTCGCCGATCTTCCACTTTCTAATGTGCTCCCTGGCCATGGCATTTTCCTCCGAATTCCTAGCGATCTCGCGGCAATGCAAGGGGCGCAAGCGGCGCCCGCTCCAAAATCATATCTGCGGCCTTCTCCGCAACCATTACCACGGGCGCATTCGGATTTCCTCCCATCAGCTTCGGGAAGATCGATGCGTCCACCACCCGCAAACTATCAACGCCCCTTACCTTGAGGTCGGGAGTAACCACGGCGTCGTCGTCAACACCCATGCGGCAGGTTCCGGCCGGATGATATACCGTTGCAGTGGTCTTACGGATATATTCCCGGAACGCGTCGTCACCTTC encodes:
- a CDS encoding MBL fold metallo-hydrolase, producing MAREHIRKWKIGDVEVVRIVEVNAHEDPFEVLLTGVTPEVAKQYDWLFPNFATPDGRMKISFQAFVLRSGDEKIMIDTCIGNDRQREFPIFCNMQSSF